In Sorghum bicolor cultivar BTx623 chromosome 10, Sorghum_bicolor_NCBIv3, whole genome shotgun sequence, one genomic interval encodes:
- the LOC8077324 gene encoding uncharacterized protein LOC8077324: MYRAIDTPKQGDAPLSEPSKYHALYIIRNHIHSDLKAEYLMEEDPRALWLALQQRYEQQKAVILPEATHEWNHLRIQDFKSVNEYNHAMHKLSSKLRFCEKEPSDAEKIEKTLSTMLPAQMILQQQYRERGFTVYSDLIKTLLQAERHNELLIWNSNQGPVGAKPLPEVHANAQKQTPKDANKNGNPRSSKGKNKRKGPRKPRGAKGKGNNSKSKDKSSTCTKCGCYNHPTKKCRTPKHLVELYLHSVGRGRSNQGRSNQGGQPSEAHFNDLAAPGCSNPAPAGPSNTMAPLPPDGMANDSTNNMIIEYNSDDLFADYN; the protein is encoded by the coding sequence ATGTATAGGGCAATTGACACTCCCAAACAGGGAGATGCTCCATTGTCTGAACCATCCAAGTACCATGCCTTATACATAATAAGGAACCACATCCATTCAGATCTCAAAGCTGAATATCTGATGGAAGAGGACCCACGGGCTCTCTGGCTTGCTTTGCAACAGCGGTATGAGCAACAAAAGGCAGTTATTCTCCCGGAGGCCACTCATGAGTGGAACCACCTCCGCATTCAAGATTTCAAATCTGTGAATGAATATAACCATGCCATGCACAAACTCAGTTCCAAACTGAGGTTTTGTGAAAAGGAGCCATCTGATGCGGAGAAAATTGAAAAGACTTTGTCTACCATGCTTCCCGCTCAAATGATCCTCCAACAGCAATACCGTGAGAGGGGATTCACAGTCTATTCTGATCTCATTAAAACATTACTTCAGGCTGAGAGGCACAATGAGCTCCTCATATGGAACTCCAATCAAGGCCCTGTCGGTGCCAAGCCCTTGCCCGAAGTACATGCAAATGCTCAGAAACAGACACCAAAGGATGCCAACAAGAATGGCAATCCTAGATCCTCCAAAGGCAAAAACAAGCGCAAGGGACCCCGTAAGCCTCGAGGTGCTAAGGGCAAAGGCAACAACTCTAAGTCAAAAGACAAGTCCTCAACTTGTACAAAGTGTGGTTGCTACAACCACCCGACTAAGAAATGCCGCACCCCTAAGCACCTTGTGGAACTGTACTTGCATTCCGTGGGACGAGGACGCTCCAACCAAGGACGCTCCAACCAAGGTGGACAACCGTCTGAAGCACACTTCAACGATCTGGCAGCCCCAGGATGTTCCAACCCCGCCCCAGCGGGACCGAGCAACACAATGGCGCCTCTTCCACCTGATGGCATGGCAAATGACTCCACCAACAACATGATCATTGAATACAATTCTGATGATCTGTTCGCCGACTACAACTAG